A genomic stretch from Falco cherrug isolate bFalChe1 chromosome 1, bFalChe1.pri, whole genome shotgun sequence includes:
- the MYOCD gene encoding myocardin isoform X2 yields the protein MTLLGSEHSLLIRSKFRSVLQLRLQQRRTREQLADQGIMPPLKSPSAFHEQRKSLERAKTEDYLKHKIRSRPERSDLVSMHILQDSAAEGSIQSTQMKLKRARLADDLNEKIALRPGPLELVEKNIIPVDSAVKEAIKGTQVSFPKPADAFAFEEDSSNDGLSPEQARSEDSLGSTEPVTGTKALEPAPATPAGVPQDHAHSADSHAPEPASAQGRQCDSPKQAAGQESPTLPVPSAVKSKSSSDSKNRHKKPKDTKPKVKKLKYHQYIPPDQKAEKSPPPMDSAYARLLQQQQLFLQLQILSQQQQQQQQQQQHFSYPGMHQGQLKQSNEQMVKSSNSSSTSVNNTPLSPVKTTFSGQTCVSSIKPGPLPSNLDDLKVSELRQQLRIRGLPVSGTKTALMERLRPFQECGSNTVPNFSEITTVTFPVTPTSTLSSYQSQSSTSMLSNGFYHFGSTSSTPPISPASSDLSVSGSLPDTFNDGPMSSPQFGLQPSPVHGSAEESLMSSMNGGSIQLELEGIDTEKDKMLVEKQKVINELTWKLQQEQRQVEELRMQLQKRKRSNGLEEKQGPAQHFFGVPIKQENAVASCPFASKQTALKGQASSSDKLSNCGVPQLPHIVNSHCLEPAGQSTITSSTFLSPQCSPQHSPLGAAKSPQHISLPPSPNSHYLLSVSPSSQAEGRSGSPQTNSCLRTGSQMTRSQQMDELLDVLIESGEMPANAKEDRSCLQKVPQITLSTGNSSTSLPKSSTPFEQVSSAQLSFEHCPGSSDAHLEVLLNAHSPLGRVSEIALLKMGEESHFEGMMEGFSGKAADELLTSQEILQTPLSPMETQLSPSPADGSGLQMSFTESPWETMEWLDLTPPSSATGFGSLTPAAPSIFNIDFLDVTDLNLNTSMDLHLQQW from the exons ATGACGCTCCTGGGGTCTGAGCACTCCTTGCTGATCCGGAGCAAGTTCAGATCAG tTTTACAGCTACGGCTTCAGCAGAGGAGGACCCGTGAGCAGCTGGCAGACCAAGGCATCATGCCAC CACTGAAAAGCCCATCCGCATTCCATGAACAGCGAAAAAGTCTGGAGCGAGCCAAG ACTGAAGATTATCTCAAGCACAAGATCAGAAGCAGGCCTGAGCGATCAGACCTGGTCAGTATGCACATTTTACAAG ACTCAGCTGCAGAGGGGTCCATTCAGTCTACTCAAATGAAGCTGAAAAGAGCCCGACTGGCAGATGATCTCAATGAAAAGATTGCTCTCAGGCCGGGTCCTTTGGAGCTGGTGGAGAAGAATATTATTCCTGTCGACTCAGCTGTGAAAGAGGCCATAAAAG GCACCCAGGTCAGCTTCCCCAAGCCGGCTGATGCCTTTGCCTTCGAGGAGGACAGCAGCAACGACGGGCTGTCCCCGGAGCAGGCCAGGAGCGAGGACTCCCTCGGCTCCACCGAGCCGGTGACAGGCACCAAGGCCCTGGAAccagcccctgccaccccagctgGGGTACCCCAG GATCACGCCCACAGCGCCGACAGCCACGCACCGGAGCCAGCCTCGGCACAGGGCAGACAGTGTGACAGCCCCAAGCAGGCGGCGGGGCAGGAGAGCCCAACCCTCCCAGTGCCCTCTGCCGTGAAG TCCAAATCATCCAGTGACAGCAAGAACCGTCACAAAAAGCCCAAGGACACCAAGCCTAAGGTGAAGAAGCTGAAGTATCACCAGTATATCCCTCCAGACCAGAAGGCAGAGAAGTCCCCTCCACCCATGGACTCTGCATATGCcaggctcctccagcagcagcagctctttctgcagctccagatcctcagccagcagcagcagcaacagcagcagcagcagcaacatttcAGCTACCCAGGGATGCACCAGGGCCAGCTAAA GCAATCAAATGAGCAAATGGTCAAAAGTTCAAATTCTTCATCAACTTCTGTCAACAACACCCCTCTTTCTCCTGTGAAAACCACCTTTTCAGGCCAGACTTGTGTCTCATCTATCAAGCCAGGCCCTCTGCCGTCTAACCTGGATGATCTGAAA GTGTCAGAACTGAGGCAGCAGCTCCGAATACGAGGCTTGCCTGTGTCAGGTACCAAAACAGCACTGATGGAACGGCTGCGGCCCTTCCAGGAGTGTGGCAGCAACACGGTGCCAAACTTCAGTGAGATTACCACTGTCACCTTCCCAGTCACTCCAACAAGCACCCTGTCGAGTTACCAGTCGCAGTCCTCCACCAGCATGTTATCAAATGGCTTCTATCACTTTGGCAGCACCAGCTCCACCCCACCCATCTCTCCAGCCTCCTCCGACCTCTCTGTGAGTGGCTCTTTGCCTGACACATTCAACGACGGGCCCATGTCTTCTCCACAGTTTGGTCTCCAGCCATCTCCGGTTCATGGCAGTGCTGAAGAAAGCCTCATGAGCAGCATGAATGGAGGGAGCAtccagctggagctggaaggGATTGACACAGAGAAAGACAAGATGCTGGTGGAGAAGCAGAAGGTCATCAATGAACTGACATGGAAGCTGCAGCAAGAGCAAAGACAGGTGGAAGAGCTACGGATGCAGCTTCAGAAGCGAAAGAGAAGCAATGGCCTTGAGGAGAAGCAGGGGCCTGCTCAGCATTTCTTTGGTGTCCCCATCAAGCAAGAAAATGCAGTGGCCAGCTGTCCATTTGCATCCAAACAAACTGCCTTGAAAGGCCAGGCCAGCAGCTCGGATAAGTTAAGTAACTGTGGGGTGCCGCAGCTGCCTCACATTGTAAATAGCCACTGCTTGGAGCCTGCAGGGCAAAGCACCATCACCTCCTCGACATTCCTGAGCCCGCAGTGCTCCCCCCAGCACTCTCCACTTGGGGCTGCAAAGAGCCCCCAGCACATCAGCCTGCCGCCGTCCCCCAACAGCCACTATCTCCTCTCGGTGTCCCCCAGCTCGCAGGCAGAAGGGCGCAGCGGGTCCCCGCAGACCAACAGTTGCCTTCGCACGGGATCG CAGATGACACGAAGTCAGCAGATGGACGAGCTCCTGGACGTGCTGATTGAGAGCGGAG AAATGCCAGCCAATGCCAAGGAAGATCGGTCCTGCCTCCAGAAAGTACCTCAGATAACGCTGTCTACAGGGAACTCCAGCACCTCGCTCCCGAAGTCATCCACCCCATTTGAGCAGGTCTCCTCAGCCCAGCTCTCCTTTGAGCACTGTCCGGGCAGCAGCGATGCCCACCTCGAGGTCCTGCTGAACGCCCACAGCCCCCTGGGGAGGGTCAGTGAAATCGCCCTGCTGAAGATGGGAGAAGAGTCCCACTTCGAAGGGATGATGGAGGGGTTCTCTGGCAAAGCCGCAGATGAACTGCTCACCTCCCAGGAGATTTTACAGACTCCCCTCTCGCCCATGGAAACCcagctctccccttcccctgccgACGGCTCCGGTTTACAAATGAGTTTCACTGAGTCTCCGTGGGAAACAATGGAGTGGCTGGACCtcaccccccccagctctgccactggctTTGGCTCGCTcactcctgcagctcccagcatcTTCAACATCGATTTCCTAGATGTTACCGATCTCAACCTAAACACCAGCATGGACCTGCACCTGCAGCAGTGGTGA
- the MYOCD gene encoding myocardin isoform X1, with translation MVMNGVVKQDRLDHKSAPSGNEEEKAPKEKTASEVREGTKLQPPPFAERKNVLQLRLQQRRTREQLADQGIMPPLKSPSAFHEQRKSLERAKTEDYLKHKIRSRPERSDLVSMHILQDSAAEGSIQSTQMKLKRARLADDLNEKIALRPGPLELVEKNIIPVDSAVKEAIKGTQVSFPKPADAFAFEEDSSNDGLSPEQARSEDSLGSTEPVTGTKALEPAPATPAGVPQDHAHSADSHAPEPASAQGRQCDSPKQAAGQESPTLPVPSAVKSKSSSDSKNRHKKPKDTKPKVKKLKYHQYIPPDQKAEKSPPPMDSAYARLLQQQQLFLQLQILSQQQQQQQQQQQHFSYPGMHQGQLKQSNEQMVKSSNSSSTSVNNTPLSPVKTTFSGQTCVSSIKPGPLPSNLDDLKVSELRQQLRIRGLPVSGTKTALMERLRPFQECGSNTVPNFSEITTVTFPVTPTSTLSSYQSQSSTSMLSNGFYHFGSTSSTPPISPASSDLSVSGSLPDTFNDGPMSSPQFGLQPSPVHGSAEESLMSSMNGGSIQLELEGIDTEKDKMLVEKQKVINELTWKLQQEQRQVEELRMQLQKRKRSNGLEEKQGPAQHFFGVPIKQENAVASCPFASKQTALKGQASSSDKLSNCGVPQLPHIVNSHCLEPAGQSTITSSTFLSPQCSPQHSPLGAAKSPQHISLPPSPNSHYLLSVSPSSQAEGRSGSPQTNSCLRTGSQMTRSQQMDELLDVLIESGEMPANAKEDRSCLQKVPQITLSTGNSSTSLPKSSTPFEQVSSAQLSFEHCPGSSDAHLEVLLNAHSPLGRVSEIALLKMGEESHFEGMMEGFSGKAADELLTSQEILQTPLSPMETQLSPSPADGSGLQMSFTESPWETMEWLDLTPPSSATGFGSLTPAAPSIFNIDFLDVTDLNLNTSMDLHLQQW, from the exons tTTTACAGCTACGGCTTCAGCAGAGGAGGACCCGTGAGCAGCTGGCAGACCAAGGCATCATGCCAC CACTGAAAAGCCCATCCGCATTCCATGAACAGCGAAAAAGTCTGGAGCGAGCCAAG ACTGAAGATTATCTCAAGCACAAGATCAGAAGCAGGCCTGAGCGATCAGACCTGGTCAGTATGCACATTTTACAAG ACTCAGCTGCAGAGGGGTCCATTCAGTCTACTCAAATGAAGCTGAAAAGAGCCCGACTGGCAGATGATCTCAATGAAAAGATTGCTCTCAGGCCGGGTCCTTTGGAGCTGGTGGAGAAGAATATTATTCCTGTCGACTCAGCTGTGAAAGAGGCCATAAAAG GCACCCAGGTCAGCTTCCCCAAGCCGGCTGATGCCTTTGCCTTCGAGGAGGACAGCAGCAACGACGGGCTGTCCCCGGAGCAGGCCAGGAGCGAGGACTCCCTCGGCTCCACCGAGCCGGTGACAGGCACCAAGGCCCTGGAAccagcccctgccaccccagctgGGGTACCCCAG GATCACGCCCACAGCGCCGACAGCCACGCACCGGAGCCAGCCTCGGCACAGGGCAGACAGTGTGACAGCCCCAAGCAGGCGGCGGGGCAGGAGAGCCCAACCCTCCCAGTGCCCTCTGCCGTGAAG TCCAAATCATCCAGTGACAGCAAGAACCGTCACAAAAAGCCCAAGGACACCAAGCCTAAGGTGAAGAAGCTGAAGTATCACCAGTATATCCCTCCAGACCAGAAGGCAGAGAAGTCCCCTCCACCCATGGACTCTGCATATGCcaggctcctccagcagcagcagctctttctgcagctccagatcctcagccagcagcagcagcaacagcagcagcagcagcaacatttcAGCTACCCAGGGATGCACCAGGGCCAGCTAAA GCAATCAAATGAGCAAATGGTCAAAAGTTCAAATTCTTCATCAACTTCTGTCAACAACACCCCTCTTTCTCCTGTGAAAACCACCTTTTCAGGCCAGACTTGTGTCTCATCTATCAAGCCAGGCCCTCTGCCGTCTAACCTGGATGATCTGAAA GTGTCAGAACTGAGGCAGCAGCTCCGAATACGAGGCTTGCCTGTGTCAGGTACCAAAACAGCACTGATGGAACGGCTGCGGCCCTTCCAGGAGTGTGGCAGCAACACGGTGCCAAACTTCAGTGAGATTACCACTGTCACCTTCCCAGTCACTCCAACAAGCACCCTGTCGAGTTACCAGTCGCAGTCCTCCACCAGCATGTTATCAAATGGCTTCTATCACTTTGGCAGCACCAGCTCCACCCCACCCATCTCTCCAGCCTCCTCCGACCTCTCTGTGAGTGGCTCTTTGCCTGACACATTCAACGACGGGCCCATGTCTTCTCCACAGTTTGGTCTCCAGCCATCTCCGGTTCATGGCAGTGCTGAAGAAAGCCTCATGAGCAGCATGAATGGAGGGAGCAtccagctggagctggaaggGATTGACACAGAGAAAGACAAGATGCTGGTGGAGAAGCAGAAGGTCATCAATGAACTGACATGGAAGCTGCAGCAAGAGCAAAGACAGGTGGAAGAGCTACGGATGCAGCTTCAGAAGCGAAAGAGAAGCAATGGCCTTGAGGAGAAGCAGGGGCCTGCTCAGCATTTCTTTGGTGTCCCCATCAAGCAAGAAAATGCAGTGGCCAGCTGTCCATTTGCATCCAAACAAACTGCCTTGAAAGGCCAGGCCAGCAGCTCGGATAAGTTAAGTAACTGTGGGGTGCCGCAGCTGCCTCACATTGTAAATAGCCACTGCTTGGAGCCTGCAGGGCAAAGCACCATCACCTCCTCGACATTCCTGAGCCCGCAGTGCTCCCCCCAGCACTCTCCACTTGGGGCTGCAAAGAGCCCCCAGCACATCAGCCTGCCGCCGTCCCCCAACAGCCACTATCTCCTCTCGGTGTCCCCCAGCTCGCAGGCAGAAGGGCGCAGCGGGTCCCCGCAGACCAACAGTTGCCTTCGCACGGGATCG CAGATGACACGAAGTCAGCAGATGGACGAGCTCCTGGACGTGCTGATTGAGAGCGGAG AAATGCCAGCCAATGCCAAGGAAGATCGGTCCTGCCTCCAGAAAGTACCTCAGATAACGCTGTCTACAGGGAACTCCAGCACCTCGCTCCCGAAGTCATCCACCCCATTTGAGCAGGTCTCCTCAGCCCAGCTCTCCTTTGAGCACTGTCCGGGCAGCAGCGATGCCCACCTCGAGGTCCTGCTGAACGCCCACAGCCCCCTGGGGAGGGTCAGTGAAATCGCCCTGCTGAAGATGGGAGAAGAGTCCCACTTCGAAGGGATGATGGAGGGGTTCTCTGGCAAAGCCGCAGATGAACTGCTCACCTCCCAGGAGATTTTACAGACTCCCCTCTCGCCCATGGAAACCcagctctccccttcccctgccgACGGCTCCGGTTTACAAATGAGTTTCACTGAGTCTCCGTGGGAAACAATGGAGTGGCTGGACCtcaccccccccagctctgccactggctTTGGCTCGCTcactcctgcagctcccagcatcTTCAACATCGATTTCCTAGATGTTACCGATCTCAACCTAAACACCAGCATGGACCTGCACCTGCAGCAGTGGTGA
- the MYOCD gene encoding myocardin isoform X3 — protein MHILQDSAAEGSIQSTQMKLKRARLADDLNEKIALRPGPLELVEKNIIPVDSAVKEAIKGTQVSFPKPADAFAFEEDSSNDGLSPEQARSEDSLGSTEPVTGTKALEPAPATPAGVPQDHAHSADSHAPEPASAQGRQCDSPKQAAGQESPTLPVPSAVKSKSSSDSKNRHKKPKDTKPKVKKLKYHQYIPPDQKAEKSPPPMDSAYARLLQQQQLFLQLQILSQQQQQQQQQQQHFSYPGMHQGQLKQSNEQMVKSSNSSSTSVNNTPLSPVKTTFSGQTCVSSIKPGPLPSNLDDLKVSELRQQLRIRGLPVSGTKTALMERLRPFQECGSNTVPNFSEITTVTFPVTPTSTLSSYQSQSSTSMLSNGFYHFGSTSSTPPISPASSDLSVSGSLPDTFNDGPMSSPQFGLQPSPVHGSAEESLMSSMNGGSIQLELEGIDTEKDKMLVEKQKVINELTWKLQQEQRQVEELRMQLQKRKRSNGLEEKQGPAQHFFGVPIKQENAVASCPFASKQTALKGQASSSDKLSNCGVPQLPHIVNSHCLEPAGQSTITSSTFLSPQCSPQHSPLGAAKSPQHISLPPSPNSHYLLSVSPSSQAEGRSGSPQTNSCLRTGSQMTRSQQMDELLDVLIESGEMPANAKEDRSCLQKVPQITLSTGNSSTSLPKSSTPFEQVSSAQLSFEHCPGSSDAHLEVLLNAHSPLGRVSEIALLKMGEESHFEGMMEGFSGKAADELLTSQEILQTPLSPMETQLSPSPADGSGLQMSFTESPWETMEWLDLTPPSSATGFGSLTPAAPSIFNIDFLDVTDLNLNTSMDLHLQQW, from the exons ATGCACATTTTACAAG ACTCAGCTGCAGAGGGGTCCATTCAGTCTACTCAAATGAAGCTGAAAAGAGCCCGACTGGCAGATGATCTCAATGAAAAGATTGCTCTCAGGCCGGGTCCTTTGGAGCTGGTGGAGAAGAATATTATTCCTGTCGACTCAGCTGTGAAAGAGGCCATAAAAG GCACCCAGGTCAGCTTCCCCAAGCCGGCTGATGCCTTTGCCTTCGAGGAGGACAGCAGCAACGACGGGCTGTCCCCGGAGCAGGCCAGGAGCGAGGACTCCCTCGGCTCCACCGAGCCGGTGACAGGCACCAAGGCCCTGGAAccagcccctgccaccccagctgGGGTACCCCAG GATCACGCCCACAGCGCCGACAGCCACGCACCGGAGCCAGCCTCGGCACAGGGCAGACAGTGTGACAGCCCCAAGCAGGCGGCGGGGCAGGAGAGCCCAACCCTCCCAGTGCCCTCTGCCGTGAAG TCCAAATCATCCAGTGACAGCAAGAACCGTCACAAAAAGCCCAAGGACACCAAGCCTAAGGTGAAGAAGCTGAAGTATCACCAGTATATCCCTCCAGACCAGAAGGCAGAGAAGTCCCCTCCACCCATGGACTCTGCATATGCcaggctcctccagcagcagcagctctttctgcagctccagatcctcagccagcagcagcagcaacagcagcagcagcagcaacatttcAGCTACCCAGGGATGCACCAGGGCCAGCTAAA GCAATCAAATGAGCAAATGGTCAAAAGTTCAAATTCTTCATCAACTTCTGTCAACAACACCCCTCTTTCTCCTGTGAAAACCACCTTTTCAGGCCAGACTTGTGTCTCATCTATCAAGCCAGGCCCTCTGCCGTCTAACCTGGATGATCTGAAA GTGTCAGAACTGAGGCAGCAGCTCCGAATACGAGGCTTGCCTGTGTCAGGTACCAAAACAGCACTGATGGAACGGCTGCGGCCCTTCCAGGAGTGTGGCAGCAACACGGTGCCAAACTTCAGTGAGATTACCACTGTCACCTTCCCAGTCACTCCAACAAGCACCCTGTCGAGTTACCAGTCGCAGTCCTCCACCAGCATGTTATCAAATGGCTTCTATCACTTTGGCAGCACCAGCTCCACCCCACCCATCTCTCCAGCCTCCTCCGACCTCTCTGTGAGTGGCTCTTTGCCTGACACATTCAACGACGGGCCCATGTCTTCTCCACAGTTTGGTCTCCAGCCATCTCCGGTTCATGGCAGTGCTGAAGAAAGCCTCATGAGCAGCATGAATGGAGGGAGCAtccagctggagctggaaggGATTGACACAGAGAAAGACAAGATGCTGGTGGAGAAGCAGAAGGTCATCAATGAACTGACATGGAAGCTGCAGCAAGAGCAAAGACAGGTGGAAGAGCTACGGATGCAGCTTCAGAAGCGAAAGAGAAGCAATGGCCTTGAGGAGAAGCAGGGGCCTGCTCAGCATTTCTTTGGTGTCCCCATCAAGCAAGAAAATGCAGTGGCCAGCTGTCCATTTGCATCCAAACAAACTGCCTTGAAAGGCCAGGCCAGCAGCTCGGATAAGTTAAGTAACTGTGGGGTGCCGCAGCTGCCTCACATTGTAAATAGCCACTGCTTGGAGCCTGCAGGGCAAAGCACCATCACCTCCTCGACATTCCTGAGCCCGCAGTGCTCCCCCCAGCACTCTCCACTTGGGGCTGCAAAGAGCCCCCAGCACATCAGCCTGCCGCCGTCCCCCAACAGCCACTATCTCCTCTCGGTGTCCCCCAGCTCGCAGGCAGAAGGGCGCAGCGGGTCCCCGCAGACCAACAGTTGCCTTCGCACGGGATCG CAGATGACACGAAGTCAGCAGATGGACGAGCTCCTGGACGTGCTGATTGAGAGCGGAG AAATGCCAGCCAATGCCAAGGAAGATCGGTCCTGCCTCCAGAAAGTACCTCAGATAACGCTGTCTACAGGGAACTCCAGCACCTCGCTCCCGAAGTCATCCACCCCATTTGAGCAGGTCTCCTCAGCCCAGCTCTCCTTTGAGCACTGTCCGGGCAGCAGCGATGCCCACCTCGAGGTCCTGCTGAACGCCCACAGCCCCCTGGGGAGGGTCAGTGAAATCGCCCTGCTGAAGATGGGAGAAGAGTCCCACTTCGAAGGGATGATGGAGGGGTTCTCTGGCAAAGCCGCAGATGAACTGCTCACCTCCCAGGAGATTTTACAGACTCCCCTCTCGCCCATGGAAACCcagctctccccttcccctgccgACGGCTCCGGTTTACAAATGAGTTTCACTGAGTCTCCGTGGGAAACAATGGAGTGGCTGGACCtcaccccccccagctctgccactggctTTGGCTCGCTcactcctgcagctcccagcatcTTCAACATCGATTTCCTAGATGTTACCGATCTCAACCTAAACACCAGCATGGACCTGCACCTGCAGCAGTGGTGA